In Streptomyces seoulensis, the following are encoded in one genomic region:
- a CDS encoding GOLPH3/VPS74 family protein, with translation MGRSRRTLPEELLMLALDPATGTTAQPQSLDLGLAGAQLVELALAGRIAPDGDRIAVVVPRPTGDPTLDCALELLRRRGAPVRAVHWIGGPRLGLRQTYLSHLERCGMVAAVPGQMCGVLPTTRYQATDTTISREIRGRLDSAIRTGVPPDPRTAALAALAHAVGLGKHLYPGNEGRSSRSRLRDLIRHDPMGGLVAHAVMDVQNGVGAQPRRGQASGGRPSGPGARAAGEPARGVPMQPHHGTMARAAAH, from the coding sequence ATGGGCAGGAGCCGCAGAACACTTCCGGAAGAGCTTCTGATGCTCGCACTGGACCCGGCCACGGGTACCACTGCGCAGCCGCAGTCGCTCGACCTCGGTCTGGCCGGTGCGCAGCTAGTGGAGCTGGCGCTGGCCGGACGGATAGCCCCAGACGGGGATCGTATCGCCGTGGTGGTGCCACGGCCGACAGGAGATCCGACTCTGGACTGCGCGTTGGAGCTGCTGCGAAGGCGCGGCGCTCCGGTACGGGCCGTCCATTGGATAGGCGGGCCCCGGCTGGGCCTGCGCCAGACCTACCTGTCGCACCTGGAGAGGTGCGGCATGGTGGCCGCCGTACCGGGCCAGATGTGCGGCGTGCTGCCGACCACGCGGTACCAGGCGACGGACACCACCATCAGCCGGGAGATCCGCGGGAGGCTCGACTCCGCGATCCGCACCGGCGTACCACCGGACCCACGGACCGCCGCGCTCGCCGCGCTGGCCCATGCGGTCGGCCTGGGCAAGCACCTGTACCCGGGGAACGAGGGACGCTCGTCCCGCTCCCGGCTCAGGGACCTGATCCGGCACGACCCGATGGGCGGCCTGGTCGCGCACGCCGTGATGGACGTGCAGAACGGCGTCGGCGCCCAGCCGAGGCGCGGTCAGGCCTCCGGTGGCCGGCCGTCCGGACCGGGAGCCAGGGCGGCCGGGGAACCCGCACGCGGGGTCCCGATGCAGCCGCACCACGGCACGATGGCCCGCGCGGCGGCCCACTGA
- a CDS encoding TraR/DksA family transcriptional regulator has translation MTDMPESAAVEERLAAERAATLAQIEALNRDFQAIVDANALVAVDDEHDPDGSSTAFERAHVSSLPTQARAHLESLDEALTRLREGRYGVCERCGATIPPERLEVRPASTRCVGCAGAGPR, from the coding sequence ATGACGGACATGCCGGAAAGCGCCGCCGTCGAGGAGCGCCTCGCGGCCGAACGCGCTGCCACCCTGGCCCAGATCGAGGCCCTGAACAGGGATTTCCAGGCCATCGTCGACGCCAACGCCCTCGTCGCCGTGGACGACGAACACGACCCGGACGGCTCCAGCACCGCCTTCGAACGCGCCCATGTCTCCTCCCTCCCCACCCAGGCCCGAGCCCACCTGGAAAGCCTGGACGAGGCCCTGACCCGCCTGCGCGAGGGCCGCTACGGCGTCTGCGAGCGCTGCGGGGCGACGATCCCGCCGGAACGGCTGGAGGTGCGGCCGGCGAGCACGCGGTGCGTGGGGTGCGCGGGGGCCGGGCCGCGTTAG
- a CDS encoding carboxymuconolactone decarboxylase family protein produces the protein MSTASDTPVLDTLAAMTVDSIERCGLPPNALVLTRIAALAASDAPPISYAAHIDPALDSGVTAEELQDVLVAIAPIVGTARVMTAAANIATALGIAIAVTDADIAARG, from the coding sequence ATGTCCACCGCATCCGACACCCCGGTCCTGGACACCCTCGCCGCCATGACCGTCGACTCGATCGAGCGCTGCGGGCTGCCCCCGAACGCGCTCGTCCTCACGCGCATCGCGGCGCTCGCCGCCTCCGACGCCCCGCCGATCTCCTACGCGGCCCACATCGACCCCGCCCTCGACAGCGGCGTGACCGCCGAGGAGTTGCAGGACGTCCTGGTCGCCATCGCGCCCATCGTGGGCACGGCCCGCGTCATGACGGCGGCGGCCAACATCGCCACGGCGCTCGGCATCGCCATCGCCGTCACCGACGCCGATATCGCGGCCCGGGGCTGA
- a CDS encoding DUF397 domain-containing protein, which translates to MALIQGATETWMKSSYSAGNGACVEVKSPTAAELAVRDSKDIAGPVLAFPATAWNTFVASVKA; encoded by the coding sequence ATGGCACTGATTCAGGGCGCTACGGAGACGTGGATGAAGTCCTCCTATTCCGCGGGCAACGGCGCCTGCGTCGAGGTCAAGTCGCCGACCGCCGCGGAACTCGCCGTACGCGACTCCAAGGACATCGCGGGCCCCGTCCTGGCCTTCCCGGCCACGGCGTGGAACACCTTCGTGGCCTCGGTCAAGGCGTAA
- a CDS encoding amphi-Trp domain-containing protein, whose protein sequence is MKDLKFEQKRSLSRVEAADQLTALADALREGGEAELDFGSGTLSLRIPDDLHSEVEIEIGNNEIELEIEFRWPTARKRAAPPAQEAAARKTAPAKPVRAADRTKPVKRPAAKK, encoded by the coding sequence ATGAAGGACCTCAAGTTCGAGCAGAAGCGGTCGCTGTCCCGCGTCGAGGCGGCCGACCAGCTCACGGCACTCGCCGACGCGCTGCGGGAGGGCGGGGAGGCCGAGCTGGATTTCGGCTCCGGAACGCTGAGCCTGCGGATTCCCGACGATCTGCACAGCGAGGTGGAGATCGAGATCGGCAACAACGAGATCGAGCTGGAGATCGAGTTCAGGTGGCCGACCGCCAGGAAGCGGGCAGCCCCGCCCGCGCAGGAGGCCGCCGCGCGCAAGACCGCGCCCGCGAAGCCGGTACGCGCCGCCGACAGGACCAAGCCCGTGAAGCGGCCCGCCGCGAAGAAGTGA
- a CDS encoding helix-turn-helix domain-containing protein, translating to MASNVNPTVRRRRLGQELRKLRELKGMTAEEVADRLLVSQSKISRLENGRRSISQRDVRDLCGVYEVEDQRMVDSLMEMARDSRQQGWWHTFGDIPYSVYIGLETDAQSLRVYEPQLVTGLLQTRAYAEALVRGALPETSTAEIDKRVRVRMRRQERVTDESNPLRLWVVLDEAALHRVVGSKLIMREQLEHLIELSNLPHVTVQVLPFEVGAHPGLNGQYAILEFADAADSSVVYLEGVTSDLYLEKAPDVQKYAVMYEHLRAQALPVEQSQQFIQDAAKRFAQ from the coding sequence GTGGCGTCCAATGTGAATCCCACCGTCAGGCGGCGCCGGCTGGGCCAGGAGCTGCGCAAGCTCCGTGAGCTCAAGGGCATGACGGCCGAAGAGGTCGCCGACCGCCTGCTGGTGTCGCAGTCGAAGATCAGCAGGCTGGAGAACGGCCGCCGCAGCATCAGCCAGCGCGATGTGCGCGACCTGTGCGGGGTTTACGAGGTCGAGGACCAGAGGATGGTCGACTCACTGATGGAGATGGCCCGCGACTCCCGCCAGCAGGGCTGGTGGCACACCTTCGGCGACATCCCCTACAGCGTGTACATCGGTCTGGAGACCGACGCGCAGTCGCTCCGGGTGTACGAACCGCAGCTGGTCACCGGCCTGTTGCAGACCCGCGCGTACGCCGAGGCGCTGGTGCGCGGGGCGCTGCCGGAGACCTCGACGGCCGAGATCGACAAGCGCGTCAGGGTCCGTATGCGCAGGCAGGAGCGGGTCACCGACGAGAGCAACCCGCTGCGGCTGTGGGTGGTGCTGGACGAGGCCGCGCTGCACCGGGTGGTGGGCAGCAAGCTCATCATGCGCGAGCAGCTGGAGCACCTCATCGAGCTGTCCAACCTCCCGCACGTCACCGTGCAGGTGCTGCCCTTCGAGGTCGGCGCGCATCCGGGGCTCAACGGCCAGTACGCCATCCTGGAGTTCGCCGACGCGGCCGACTCCAGCGTGGTCTACCTGGAGGGCGTCACCAGCGACCTGTACCTGGAGAAGGCGCCGGACGTGCAGAAGTACGCCGTGATGTACGAGCACCTGCGGGCCCAGGCGCTCCCGGTGGAGCAGTCCCAGCAGTTCATCCAGGACGCGGCCAAGAGGTTCGCCCAGTAG
- a CDS encoding glutathione peroxidase, with protein sequence MTTSDQTSSPLDTEIGALKGGSAELSRYAGQAVLVVNVASKCGLTPQYTGLERLQERFGGQGFTVLGVPCNQFMGQEPGSADEIAEFCSATYGVTFPLTEKVDVNGENRHPLYDRLTGFADAEGHTGDIRWNFEKFLIGRDGQVAARFAPQTEPESAEVVSAIEAQLG encoded by the coding sequence ATGACGACCAGCGATCAGACCTCCTCCCCCCTCGACACCGAGATCGGCGCCCTGAAGGGCGGCTCCGCCGAGCTCTCCCGGTACGCCGGGCAGGCCGTGCTCGTGGTGAACGTGGCCTCCAAGTGCGGGCTGACCCCGCAGTACACGGGCCTGGAGCGGCTCCAGGAGCGGTTCGGCGGGCAGGGCTTCACCGTGCTCGGCGTGCCGTGCAACCAGTTCATGGGCCAGGAGCCCGGCTCCGCCGACGAGATCGCGGAGTTCTGCTCGGCGACCTACGGCGTGACCTTCCCGCTCACCGAGAAGGTCGACGTCAACGGCGAGAACCGCCACCCCCTCTACGACCGCCTCACCGGCTTCGCCGACGCCGAGGGCCACACCGGCGACATCCGCTGGAACTTCGAGAAGTTCCTGATCGGCCGCGACGGCCAGGTAGCCGCCCGCTTCGCCCCCCAGACCGAACCGGAGTCGGCGGAGGTCGTCTCGGCGATCGAGGCGCAGCTCGGTTGA
- a CDS encoding helix-turn-helix domain-containing protein, whose translation MPGGTRRGKKPWEYAVAGEWPYAVMDGYRPAQVGQAVARALAEAMERRQLSANALAVASGVNRQVISNVLAGTTWPDLLTVASLEAALGEMLWPRHVDWPLDGDGVRQQPLPPQARQDGA comes from the coding sequence GTGCCTGGAGGAACGAGACGTGGAAAGAAGCCGTGGGAGTACGCCGTGGCCGGCGAGTGGCCGTATGCGGTGATGGACGGCTACCGCCCCGCGCAGGTCGGCCAGGCCGTCGCCCGCGCCCTCGCCGAAGCCATGGAACGTCGGCAGCTGAGCGCGAACGCGCTCGCTGTGGCATCCGGCGTCAACCGGCAGGTCATCTCGAACGTTCTCGCCGGTACGACGTGGCCCGACCTGCTGACCGTGGCCAGCCTGGAAGCGGCTCTCGGCGAGATGCTCTGGCCCCGCCATGTCGACTGGCCCCTCGACGGCGACGGGGTCCGTCAACAGCCGTTGCCACCCCAGGCGCGCCAGGACGGCGCATAG
- a CDS encoding bile acid:sodium symporter family protein encodes MTTDVAGTADGDRTAKRAVTVFPLLVLAAGALGMLMPSAFAGGKEAVPYLLGVVMFCMGLTMTSEDFQGVVRRPWAVGLGLVAHYVIMPGLGWAVAELLDLPPALAVGVILVGCTPSGTASNVVTFLARGDVALSMSVATVSTLLAPLVTPYLVLLLAGHMLDVEAGPMVVDILKTVLVPVVAGLLVRRLAAPVIRRCLPTLPWLSAGTVAVIVLIVVAASASALKAAAAIVFLAVVLHNAFGLALGYGAARLARLDPAARRAMAFEVGMQNSGLAASLAATYFSPLTALPAAVFSVWHNLSGAVVAAWMNRRTRQAG; translated from the coding sequence GTGACAACTGACGTTGCCGGTACGGCGGATGGCGACCGTACGGCGAAACGGGCCGTGACCGTCTTCCCCCTGCTGGTGCTGGCCGCGGGCGCCCTCGGGATGCTGATGCCGTCGGCGTTCGCCGGGGGCAAGGAGGCGGTGCCCTATCTGCTCGGCGTCGTGATGTTCTGCATGGGCCTCACGATGACGTCGGAGGACTTCCAGGGCGTGGTCAGGCGTCCCTGGGCGGTCGGGCTCGGCCTGGTGGCGCACTACGTGATCATGCCGGGCCTCGGCTGGGCGGTCGCCGAGCTGCTGGACCTGCCCCCGGCGCTGGCCGTGGGCGTCATCCTGGTCGGCTGCACGCCGAGCGGTACGGCGTCCAACGTGGTGACGTTCCTGGCCAGGGGCGACGTGGCCCTGTCGATGTCGGTGGCGACGGTCTCCACGCTGCTCGCCCCACTGGTCACGCCGTACCTCGTGCTGCTGCTCGCGGGGCACATGCTGGACGTCGAGGCGGGCCCGATGGTCGTCGACATCCTGAAGACGGTGCTGGTCCCGGTGGTGGCCGGCCTCCTCGTCCGGCGGCTGGCCGCCCCGGTGATCCGCCGCTGCCTCCCCACGCTGCCCTGGCTGTCGGCGGGGACGGTGGCGGTGATCGTCCTGATCGTGGTGGCGGCGAGCGCCTCCGCCCTGAAGGCGGCCGCCGCGATCGTCTTCCTCGCGGTGGTCCTGCACAACGCCTTCGGCCTCGCCCTCGGCTACGGCGCAGCCCGCCTCGCCCGCCTCGACCCCGCCGCCCGCCGCGCCATGGCCTTCGAGGTCGGCATGCAGAACTCCGGCCTCGCGGCCTCCCTGGCGGCGACGTACTTCAGCCCGCTGACGGCCCTGCCGGCGGCGGTCTTCTCGGTCTGGCACAACCTGTCGGGCGCGGTGGTGGCGGCATGGATGAACCGCCGTACCAGGCAGGCCGGTTGA